The region ccctaaggcatATGAAAATTGTCCATAGCCTATCGAGGGTTCTAGAttgcctcttgctcaactattgaacactTATAATTCAGTCCCTGtactttttaattaattcttttaatcccaaaattaattcaaattaatttctaattaaatattactatttctaattaatatattattctcataatatattaataaattacttatttcaatttattaatcaaattaataaatcGACCTTCTCTttccaaaagtcatcctgtctATTTGCTAAGTTTgagggcaatccaaaaggactgtgctaccatCAATTCAAAGATAATGCTCGCCATAGCTACCtttaatgattatgaaatttggtagatggatgtcaaaaccgctttcctcaatgggaagttggctgaaggtgtttatataggtcaaccagagggttttgttgatgcaaagtttcccaatagagtatgtaagcttgagaaatccatctatggattgaaacaagcatgtCGTAGCCATAATCTTTACTtcaatgaaaaagtcaaagtgtttggtttttataggagtgaggatgagtcttgtgtgtatgttaaagatagtgggagtatagtaacttttcaaGTGTTGTATGTTGATGGCATAGTACTCAttggaaatgacattccaaccttgcaagaagTGAAACCTtgacttggaaagtgttttgatatgaaggatctaggaaagGCCGCCTATATTCTCGGGATAAGAtttttgagagatagaaagaacaagctaattggacttagttaaagtacatacttggacaaggtactaaaacaatTTAGTATCGAAAATTATAAGAAATGAGAGCTACCTATTCAAAGCAATGCCAAATCAAGTAAGACTCAAATCCCAAGTACGAATGAAGAAATAGCTGGTATGAGTCGAGTCCTTTATCCTTtggttgtaggatcgatcatgtacgctatgggATGTGTCCTTTTCTTTAAATATGGTTAGTCGTTATCAAGGaaatcctggcagagctcattgaaCAATAGTTAAGAGCATACTTAAGTATTTGCAAAGGACAAAGGACATGGTTCTACTCCTTGGTCGCAATGATACGTTGTGAGtgattgggtatagtgatgccaactttcaaacaGATAGAGACAATTTTCGTTCTCAATTTGGATGAGTATTTACATTAAATGGAGGagtagttacttggaaaagttccaagcaagacacAATGTCTGATTCTATctatgaatcagagtacatagcgacaagtgaagcatcaaaggaaacaacatggttgaagaacttcattggagatcttggagtaaTCCCAACCATACGGGAACCAATGGAACTTTTCTACGATAATGAATGAACAGTTGCTTTAACAAAAAAAAACGAGAGATCATGGcaaatcaagacatatcgacataaaatccCATTATATCATACATATAGTTGAAGAAAGTCATCAGAGTCTCTTCAAAAGATAACCATGCAGATGGATATGGTTTTGgagctttttgggaaaaatatattTTACGAGAAAGTCTCTTTTTTTGTGTGCATATCAAGCAGTCTTTCGGATTCATTCAACCGGAAAAATCTGTTTGAAGCTGGAAAGATGTCTATCAAACGAGATGAGGCTTAAAAAAGATATTAATAAAACATGGATATAACTTGAAACATCTATGCTACTTAGAAGCTAATAAAagatctaccctaataaatgaaaatgactttgccacatgtcctcttctcattcatttggacacatgacattttctagaaattttaaaattttctattttccacttgtcattttattgtatttttgattttattaaattaaaatccacatttaatatataaggtaatatatatatgtaaggtatttattagaaaatagtttatatatgtaatgtatctaatgcattaaagtctcattaattttaataactcaaaaaatttcttatttttcttataaatttaaagttttcaaattgttaaaattttatattaatttttttttaaataaacccatgtaatatatgggtctcacacctagtactAAAATAAACGATCAAATATAAATTGGATATCCATTCATTTATTATAATATGAATTTAAATTTGATTGTGGAGGTTATAATTTACATCAAATAGGTTAAATGGTTAATCAAAACAATTTTGGGTCCCATAAAACGGGTGCAGATGGAGGGTCAGCGCCGCTACCCCCATCGAAAGAAAAAGCATACTAAAACCCTCGATAAACCCTTGGTCGAATCCCCAAAATGGATCACATCGCCGCAGCGGAGGAACGAATTGTAACAGAGAAATTGAGGCAAAAGCTCAACGAGGTTAATTCCGCTGTTCAATCCCAGCTCAACGTTGTTCAGGACCATGTCAATTTCACCCTCCAGGtttcaactctctctctctctctctctctctctctctcaatatacTCGCAAATACACAGAAACGATTACACGAAACCTCTATACAAGCTTGATTTGAAATTTTTGAATTTGGGGATTTGCAGAAAGCGTACTTTAGATGTGCGTACGAGTGCTTTGACAGGAGGAGGAGGCAGGAAGACATAAGCATGTGCGTTGAGAATTGCAGCATGCCTGTTCTTCAAGCTCAGAATCTCGTTGAAGGAGAAATGGCCAAATTTCAGGTAGTTTCTCACTATCAATCTTCATATCTACATCGATTGTGAAAACCAGATCTGTGTTTTTCTGGTTATCATGTTTTGGATCATGAGTATTTTTTAGCATTATGCATCTTGATTTGTAGTGAATTCAGAGATCAGAAACATTTGTTTTGTGGAATACAGGAACGATTGAATAGGTCACTGATGGTATGCCAAGATAAATTTGAGTCTGCAAAGATGCAACAGATGAGGACTGATGCAACAAAGGATATGGAATCATGTGTTAATCAGACAGTTGAAGAACATGTCAAGGCATTGCCACATTTGGTTGCAAAATTGAAGGCTTCCCTCAACATCAATCCCATTAACGAGTGAAATGTCATTGCTATCTGCATTTTCTTGTAGCAAATCATAGAATATTATGCATGGAGAGGTAAAGAAGCATGTGCTAATATACATTTACATTTTGCTGATTGAACTTGAATAATTGGGCAAGTTTTGTTCTTGATTTACTAATACTGTGAAACTGAAGAGAAATGATGTTGAAGTTAGAGGTGTCAATTTGGGTTAGTGTGTCATGCTTTTATCTGACACAACACTAGTTTTTTATGACACGATGATTGTGTTTTTTCTACTAACCAAAAACGATCCAGAGTTAAAACAtgacaaaataaatggaaaataaCCATTAGGCATCAGTTTCCTTgattcatgagtaatcatacaAAACACATGAAACGTGTGTTAGTATTGTGTCAGATTGTGTCGAATTTTGAACAGGCACATGATCTGATATGATGTGTTTTTTACACTAGACATGCGCGAATGCAATTTATAGTTTCGTCTCAATTTCGTTTCATGTTGTATcatgtcatgaattgaatttgtAGCATTTCATTTTTGGATTCGGattaaatagatttgaaaaagtaGGTAAGGAGTGGTAAGAAAATTACTTAAAATCTTGAATTTTAGGGTGATGATTTTATTCTTAAGATAACATAATCGTGTTTTGAGAAAGGAAATTTTCAGAAAAGTCTTTACGATTTCTATCTTTTAGATGAAAACTGTTTTATAAAAGACATTTaataatttagatatttttatttaAGTAGCTGTTTAGCTATTATTATCGTTTAGGTGTTACAAGTACAAATATAATCTTATCCGGATAAAAAGTGTTTAGGTGTTACAAGTACAAATATAATCTTATCCGGATAAAAAGTGTTTAATCTAAAATAGGCCCTTCCAAAATAAATTGATGTTCACTCCGAAACAGACCAATATTATATAGGCCTGACAAAACATGACATGACACGAAAACCCGACACGAAATTAGCGGGTTAGGGTCAGAGATTTTGACACGTTTATGTAAACGGGTTaacacgacacgataattaaacgggtagggttagggtcaagattttcaactcgaagatgactcgaatatgacccgtttaattatatattatttattataaattttatattGTTATAAATATATCATATGTTGTAGACTTATAGTTAGTCAAACTCCATGAATTAGAAAtaatattcaaattttcaaagttactTAATTTTATTCATCCTCACCCCTTATCCCCTTTGCTCCCCAATTTCAACTCTTTTCATTTTGCCTTCTGAACTtactatattttttttcattccaTCTCCTAACTCTAATGTTTCACTTTTTCATTTTTGCATCCATAATTCCTACTTTCCAACCTTTTAAATATTTCAAGCAGACAtgacacaacatatttacaagGTCTAGACCTTAACCCGAAACctgacacgaaaataaacgggttgacacaacacgacacgataattaaacgtGTCGGGTTAGGGTTAAGCCctttcaacccgtttaatgtcttgacacgacacgacacgtttgTCAGGTCTAATATTATATACTAGGTTTCATATGGCATGAGACTAAGCAGAAAAAATCAAGGCTCTAAGTTTTACAAGTTATGGTGTTGTCTAACGGCTTCAAAAGTTGCTGGAAACGTGTCACTCAACCAATATGTTGGAGGTTTAGGTCTTGCTTGGGACAATTATATAGACTGATGACTAAATTTAAGGGTGAGCAAGTTAgtcattaaaaaaacataattacagatttatatcaaatatattaagttttcagatttgttatatcaacaactaataacaaaaacacaatgattttcgaaaaaaaaagtGTCTTATGAAAACCAAAACCGGTTTTTTCAATAAATTGGCCCATGTGCACATCTATAATCATCTACCAAACTTGGTCCCTTCAATGTTTTCCCAATTTTTAGAGTcacttacaatttttttttttcatctttatATTCAAAATGACATGTTTCAAAGTTGTATTGTAATGATAAAGTTGGTTAAATGGTTTTATTGTGTTGTAGTTTTGGTCTATATGTCATTAAATCTAGTTTCCGATCAACAATGTAAATTTAAATTTTGCAAAATACAGATACCGAAATCAAATTCAGGAAAAGGTTGTCATTTTTAGGATTTTGAGATTTTCTAAAACTGGTTTCTAACATATCTGAAATTGTTCATATAGGATTGGAAAATTTACCTTTAAACCCGGATAACTCCAAAccgattttttttaataatttgacCCATGTGCACATCTTTAATCATCTACCAAACTTGGTCCCTTCAATGTTTTCCCAATTTTTAGAGTcacttacaattttttttttcatctttatATTCAAAATGACATGTTTCAAAGTTGTATTGTAATGATAAAGTTGGTTAAATGGTTTTATTGTGTTGTAGTTTTGGTCTATATGTCATTAAATCTAGTTTTCGATCAACAATGTAAATTTAAATTTTGCAAAATACAGATACCGAAATCAAGTTCAGGAAAAGGTTGTCatttttttggattttgagaTTTTCTAAAACTGGTTTCTAACATATCTGAAATTGTTCATATAGGATTAGAAAATTTACCTTTAAACCCGGATAACTCCAAAccgattttttttaataatttgacCCATGTGCACATCTTTAATCATCTACCAAACTTGGTCCCTTCAATGTTTTCCCAATTTTTAGAGTTTGTAATTTTCCTCTTGAATATTTAAAATGTTTCAAGCTCTATTGTAATCACAAATTTGGTCAAATGGTTTTATTTTGTTGTAGTCTATATGTCGTTAAATATAGTTATAAAAGTTGGATCTAGCTCACTTGGCTAATAATAAGGTttaggttcaaatgagaacaatgATATAATTGAGAACGCGGGAACAAATCTGAGAAATATATTTTTTTGCCGCAAAACCCTTTCACGTACCGACATGAGTATATGCATATTTTctagtgattatatatatatatatatatatatatatatatatatatatatatatatatatatatatatatatatatatatcatacatacttataaagctagcattttttcttaaatttcatgcatttgaaaccccttttttaacttcctttcaccacattcatttgaaactcccatgacttttcaatttctttacaataatattatagataagttaaataatgttctataaacaagaaagtgtgttttattacaatgtcttcatcctACATCGATGGTGAGAATAAACAAGAGAatgtttcctcttctataaatagaaaaggttgtgaaatgtttcaaagggaccaaatgtgacaacccgatatttcaactctttgtaatgacctaaaaagtcaagtattgtaaccacttttgagttaatgaaattaacttcgaaaataaaatgtccaaaaagtttctatttaattacctactatgtttgatgtctttaaaccgtgatcgtacgtaaaaagaacggccaaatccgacttcgtatattgaagttatgatttttccaagtccggcttagcaacagacagctaaaaactcgaatcggagatcgagtgacttttggccggaatgacctaaacgagaatcgaaggtctcgacaatggtatttcagcggtaaaaagtctgacaaaaattGACGTCAgattaagaagttatgattttctaactaAATTTTCTTAAACGCGacattttaataataaataataaaaataatttcgaaatttgccgacggaatctaaacgaaagttgtagaacatagtctcacctacgcgtggatataaagaacgtcgaaaacggagttcgtatgaaggagatatgaattttt is a window of Lactuca sativa cultivar Salinas chromosome 1, Lsat_Salinas_v11, whole genome shotgun sequence DNA encoding:
- the LOC111885971 gene encoding uncharacterized protein LOC111885971; this translates as MDHIAAAEERIVTEKLRQKLNEVNSAVQSQLNVVQDHVNFTLQKAYFRCAYECFDRRRRQEDISMCVENCSMPVLQAQNLVEGEMAKFQERLNRSLMVCQDKFESAKMQQMRTDATKDMESCVNQTVEEHVKALPHLVAKLKASLNINPINE